The following proteins are co-located in the Candidatus Nitrotoga sp. AM1P genome:
- a CDS encoding DNA internalization-related competence protein ComEC/Rec2, translating into MRYAVLFFALGVWLLQQQAVLPNFAWSGLTLLLAGILLLPRRTLLQRKAYPALLATFACTFGFFYAAFFAQQRLSDALPAEWQGKDIQIIGVVAKLPTQHEHGLRFVFDVEQVLTPNAIVPPRILLASYDGIREEPLDIHAGERWRLTVRLKQPHGSSNPHDFDFEAWMLENKLRANGYIHRKQDNVRLDALVQSPDYYIQSLREKVRDHIQKTLNPFPNQLHPLRIPHTTSGKEVLDSDEMSVIEKNNYVGVLTALAIGDQAGIPATQWQVFTRTGVNHLMSISGLHITMLSGLAFAASYWLWRRSARLTRALPARKAAALIGLLVALGYALLAGYGVPAQRTVYMLATIASVLWLSRTVAPSQILAAALLVVLLLDPWAVLSPGFWLSFGAVALIFYVTAHRLRPPHWLVTYGRVQWAMSIGLIPPLLAMFQQVSLVSPIANAFAIPLVSFVVVPLTLLGAMLPFEWPLWLAHQAMGVCVNLLEWLNSLPEVVWTQHAPPTWSIVIGMFGVLWMLLPRGFPARWLGLIALLPMFLVLPAVPPEGTLHLVIFDVGQGLAVAAQTHNHALLYDTGPNFNSEANSGNRILIPALRGMGISHLDGLILTHDDNDHTGGALSILQGLPVGWLSSSLAANHPLLQHASNTQRCIDGQTWEWDGVHFEVLYPTAESYAEEKIRDNNRSCVLKISTGKNSVLLAADIEKDSEWRLLKQHEEELPATILVVPHHGSKTSSVNAFIAAVHPRYAVFTVGYRNRFGHPKEEIVERYRAIGSELLRSDKDGAIMVKMDTQNVSVERYRKSHARYWQQAVDDAL; encoded by the coding sequence ATGCGCTATGCCGTTTTATTTTTTGCACTTGGCGTATGGCTGTTGCAACAACAGGCAGTACTTCCCAATTTCGCTTGGAGTGGACTGACTTTATTGCTCGCTGGTATTTTGCTACTACCACGTAGGACTCTTTTGCAGCGCAAAGCATACCCCGCTCTTCTTGCAACATTTGCCTGTACCTTTGGTTTTTTCTACGCAGCATTTTTTGCCCAACAACGTTTATCCGATGCCCTACCTGCCGAATGGCAGGGCAAAGATATTCAAATCATAGGCGTGGTAGCAAAGCTTCCCACACAGCATGAACACGGACTTCGTTTTGTATTTGATGTGGAACAGGTACTCACCCCCAATGCCATTGTTCCGCCACGCATCCTGCTTGCCAGTTACGATGGTATACGGGAAGAGCCTCTTGACATCCACGCCGGTGAACGCTGGCGGCTCACAGTACGCTTGAAGCAGCCGCACGGCAGCAGTAATCCTCACGATTTTGATTTTGAAGCATGGATGCTGGAAAACAAGCTGCGCGCCAATGGTTATATTCATCGAAAGCAAGATAACGTGCGACTGGATGCGTTAGTGCAATCGCCGGATTACTATATCCAGAGCCTACGCGAAAAAGTACGTGATCATATTCAGAAAACGTTAAACCCATTCCCCAATCAGCTTCATCCATTACGAATTCCACACACCACAAGCGGGAAAGAAGTTCTCGATAGCGATGAAATGAGTGTCATCGAAAAAAATAATTACGTCGGCGTTTTAACCGCGCTTGCCATCGGCGACCAGGCCGGCATTCCAGCCACGCAGTGGCAGGTTTTCACGCGCACTGGGGTTAATCATTTAATGAGTATTTCAGGTCTGCACATCACCATGCTGTCCGGTCTGGCGTTTGCTGCAAGCTATTGGTTATGGCGGCGCAGTGCGCGCCTCACGCGCGCGTTACCGGCACGCAAAGCTGCTGCACTCATCGGCCTGCTGGTGGCACTCGGCTATGCGCTACTGGCGGGTTATGGTGTGCCGGCGCAACGCACGGTATATATGCTGGCGACGATTGCCTCCGTGTTATGGCTCTCACGCACTGTCGCACCGTCGCAAATTCTTGCCGCCGCCTTGCTCGTGGTATTGCTGCTCGACCCATGGGCAGTGCTGTCGCCGGGATTCTGGCTCTCTTTCGGTGCGGTGGCATTAATTTTTTATGTAACGGCGCACCGTTTGCGCCCCCCGCACTGGTTAGTAACCTATGGTCGCGTACAGTGGGCTATGAGCATTGGGCTGATTCCGCCGCTGTTGGCAATGTTCCAGCAAGTTTCACTGGTGTCGCCCATCGCTAATGCTTTTGCCATTCCATTGGTCAGCTTCGTGGTAGTGCCGCTCACCCTGCTGGGCGCTATGCTTCCCTTCGAGTGGCCGCTGTGGCTGGCACATCAGGCCATGGGAGTGTGCGTCAACCTGCTGGAATGGCTGAATAGTCTGCCAGAGGTGGTATGGACACAGCATGCACCACCCACATGGAGCATAGTCATCGGTATGTTTGGTGTGTTATGGATGTTATTACCGCGTGGATTTCCTGCACGCTGGCTGGGGCTGATCGCCCTGCTACCGATGTTTCTGGTACTGCCCGCAGTACCGCCAGAAGGTACGTTACACCTGGTAATTTTTGATGTCGGACAAGGCTTGGCGGTAGCCGCACAGACACACAACCATGCACTACTGTATGACACCGGTCCCAATTTTAATAGCGAGGCCAACAGTGGCAACCGTATTCTCATCCCGGCGCTGCGCGGCATGGGCATCTCTCATCTCGACGGCCTGATTCTTACCCATGATGACAACGATCATACCGGCGGCGCATTATCTATTTTGCAAGGGTTGCCAGTAGGTTGGCTCTCATCCTCTCTCGCAGCAAACCATCCCCTGTTGCAACACGCTTCAAACACCCAACGCTGCATAGATGGGCAAACCTGGGAATGGGACGGAGTGCACTTTGAAGTGCTATACCCGACAGCGGAAAGTTATGCGGAAGAAAAAATCCGCGACAATAACCGCAGCTGTGTATTGAAAATCAGCACGGGCAAAAACAGCGTGTTGCTTGCCGCTGACATTGAAAAAGATTCCGAATGGCGGTTATTGAAACAACATGAGGAAGAGCTCCCCGCCACGATTTTAGTGGTGCCACACCATGGCAGCAAGACCTCGTCGGTGAATGCTTTTATAGCGGCCGTACATCCACGCTATGCTGTATTCACTGTGGGTTACCGCAATCGCTTTGGCCATCCCAAGGAAGAAATCGTCGAGCGTTACCGCGCGATTGGCAGCGAACTATTGCGCTCAGACAAGGACGGCGCAATTATGGTGAAAATGGATACGCAGAATGTTAGTGTGGAGCGATATCGCAAAAGCCACGCACGTTATTGGCAACAAGCAGTTGATGATGCACTTTAA
- a CDS encoding IS4 family transposase — MHAITTLHRILSTSFPVIHAKRLASLLAAVEAVVTGSRLTLSDMGRGLTGSVAVKHNIKRIDRLLGNNLLHTEIFKLYEALVRQCLNGISMPLIIIDWSDLTPDRQWQLLRASVAVEGRSITLYEQLYPQSQATSPRVHQAFLTQLATMLPTGCVPILITDAGFRGAWFRLVNRMGWYWIGRIRNRDMVSPADVDTWAGCKTLYPFATAKARSLGQFNYVRNHPVPCRLVLIKHANQKRHKKSRLGKLDHSSRSLKNARAQREPWLLAVSPKLDHLSAQAVVAVYAQRMQIEESFRDLKSDHFGLGFSASRSTQKNRLGVLLLVACLASFVLRLIDEVGKARQLELKFLDDKSG; from the coding sequence ATGCATGCGATCACAACCTTACACCGCATTCTTTCCACAAGCTTCCCAGTAATTCACGCAAAACGCTTAGCCAGTTTACTGGCTGCTGTCGAGGCGGTGGTAACGGGTAGTCGGCTGACGTTAAGCGATATGGGGCGCGGGCTGACCGGCTCGGTCGCCGTCAAGCACAACATCAAACGCATTGACCGGCTGCTCGGCAACAATTTGCTGCACACTGAAATATTCAAGTTGTATGAGGCACTTGTCCGGCAGTGCTTGAACGGAATATCGATGCCGCTGATCATCATCGACTGGTCAGATTTAACGCCTGATCGACAATGGCAATTGTTGCGCGCTTCGGTTGCTGTTGAAGGCCGTAGCATAACCCTGTATGAGCAGCTGTACCCCCAATCGCAGGCAACATCACCGCGCGTGCATCAGGCGTTTCTTACGCAACTCGCCACCATGCTGCCGACAGGTTGTGTCCCCATTCTGATTACCGATGCCGGTTTTCGTGGTGCGTGGTTCAGATTGGTCAACCGCATGGGCTGGTATTGGATCGGTCGTATTCGTAACCGCGACATGGTCAGTCCGGCAGATGTTGATACGTGGGCTGGCTGCAAAACACTCTATCCATTTGCTACAGCAAAAGCGAGGTCACTCGGTCAATTCAACTATGTACGAAATCATCCTGTGCCATGCCGTCTGGTGTTGATCAAACACGCAAATCAAAAGCGCCACAAGAAGAGTCGCCTGGGTAAGCTGGACCATTCGAGCCGTAGCCTGAAGAATGCCCGCGCGCAACGCGAACCATGGCTGTTGGCAGTCAGCCCAAAACTTGATCACTTGAGTGCTCAAGCTGTCGTGGCCGTGTACGCCCAACGGATGCAGATTGAGGAGTCATTCCGCGATTTGAAGAGCGATCATTTCGGCTTGGGATTCTCCGCCAGCCGATCCACGCAGAAAAACCGATTGGGTGTGTTACTGCTGGTCGCATGTCTTGCCTCGTTCGTACTGCGCTTGATTGATGAGGTGGGTAAAGCGCGACAGTTGGAGTTAAAATTCCTTGATGATAAAAGCGGGTAA
- a CDS encoding NAD(P)-dependent oxidoreductase has protein sequence MKPNIGYIGLGVMGHACANNLLKADYPLWVYARRSEQMQQLVQAGAQACNTPQALAKHCDLIFTNVSDTEDVREVILGEQGIIHGAQTGSTVIDMSTISPSVTRQIASALAQKKINMLDAPVSGGSQGAIDGTLSIMVGGKADVFQQALVVLQVMGKNIVHIGDHGAGQVSKACNQVVITQTLAAIAEAFTLAVASGADPAKVRQALLGGSAGSRILEVQGQRMLTHNFTLGFKAKLHQKDLCIVRQFADELAIELPGTRMATIYINALVEAGMGEEDSSAIVTLFEQRLGKRF, from the coding sequence ATGAAACCCAATATCGGTTACATCGGCTTGGGCGTGATGGGACATGCCTGCGCCAATAACTTGCTCAAAGCGGATTATCCGCTGTGGGTGTATGCGCGTCGCTCCGAACAAATGCAGCAATTGGTGCAGGCCGGTGCGCAGGCATGCAACACCCCGCAAGCACTGGCAAAACATTGCGACCTGATCTTTACCAATGTCTCCGATACCGAAGATGTACGGGAAGTTATCCTCGGCGAACAGGGCATCATTCACGGCGCACAAACCGGCAGCACGGTAATCGACATGAGCACCATCTCACCTTCAGTCACCCGTCAAATAGCATCAGCGCTGGCGCAGAAAAAAATTAACATGCTTGATGCACCGGTTTCGGGTGGCAGCCAGGGAGCTATCGATGGCACGCTCTCCATCATGGTGGGTGGTAAGGCCGATGTATTTCAGCAAGCATTGGTTGTGCTGCAAGTGATGGGAAAAAACATTGTTCATATCGGCGATCATGGTGCCGGGCAAGTGAGCAAAGCGTGCAATCAGGTTGTGATAACACAAACGCTCGCCGCGATTGCTGAAGCCTTTACGCTGGCTGTTGCGTCCGGTGCGGATCCTGCAAAAGTAAGGCAAGCTTTGCTGGGAGGATCTGCAGGCAGCCGAATACTTGAAGTGCAGGGACAACGCATGCTTACGCATAATTTCACGCTTGGTTTCAAAGCCAAGCTGCATCAGAAAGACCTGTGCATCGTGCGGCAATTTGCAGATGAACTGGCTATTGAATTGCCGGGCACCAGGATGGCGACTATTTATATCAATGCCCTTGTTGAGGCGGGAATGGGTGAAGAGGATTCATCTGCCATCGTTACTCTGTTTGAACAGAGGTTGGGTAAGAGATTTTAA
- a CDS encoding Hsp70 family protein: MSVETPARTCGIDFGTSNSTVGWLRPGQPTLLALENGKPTLPSVVFFNAEENTVSVGQAGLKEYLDGYEGRLMRALKSLLGSSLMEGKTEIQGRSLPYKELLTQFITELKHRAETAADRSFGQAVFGRPVFFVDDDTAADDKAEVTLEAIARTAGFREVNFQYEPIAAAYHYERQINHEELVLIADIGGGTSDFSLIRLSPQRALAADRRDDLLANSGVHIGGTNFDRQLSLEGVMPLLGYGSLLKRGLTMPSSYYMNLATWHTINQVYTSRTWAELQELYLNTQAPEAMDRLLKLIRDRAGHWLAVQVEEAKITLSAGNSAALHLDRLAPGMRHTLTRIEFEKASAELVEQIGNTLSTLLAKAGVRSEAVDTIFFTGGASGVPMLRERIAAILPMARRMEGDLCGSVGAGLAVEAKRRFG; the protein is encoded by the coding sequence ATGTCTGTTGAAACTCCCGCCCGCACCTGCGGCATCGATTTCGGTACGTCCAACTCCACCGTAGGCTGGCTGCGTCCCGGCCAGCCTACCCTGCTGGCACTGGAAAACGGCAAGCCCACCTTGCCCTCCGTAGTTTTTTTCAATGCCGAAGAAAACACCGTAAGCGTCGGCCAGGCCGGCCTCAAGGAATATCTGGATGGCTACGAAGGCCGCTTGATGCGCGCCTTAAAGAGCCTCCTCGGCAGCAGCCTGATGGAAGGCAAAACCGAAATCCAGGGCCGCTCGCTGCCCTACAAGGAATTACTGACTCAATTCATCACCGAACTCAAGCACCGCGCCGAAACGGCGGCGGACCGCTCTTTCGGCCAGGCCGTGTTTGGTCGGCCAGTGTTTTTTGTGGATGACGATACGGCGGCCGACGATAAAGCTGAGGTGACGCTGGAAGCCATCGCCCGCACCGCCGGTTTCCGCGAGGTGAACTTTCAGTACGAGCCCATCGCCGCAGCCTATCACTACGAACGCCAGATTAACCACGAGGAACTGGTGCTGATCGCTGACATCGGCGGCGGCACCTCCGATTTCTCCCTGATCCGGCTCTCGCCGCAACGCGCACTGGCAGCCGACAGGCGCGACGATCTGTTGGCCAATAGTGGTGTGCACATCGGCGGCACCAACTTCGACCGACAGCTGAGCCTGGAAGGCGTGATGCCCCTGCTGGGCTATGGCAGCCTGCTCAAGCGCGGCCTGACCATGCCCTCCAGCTACTACATGAATCTTGCCACCTGGCACACCATCAACCAGGTCTATACCAGCCGCACTTGGGCCGAACTACAGGAGCTGTACCTGAACACCCAGGCGCCTGAAGCCATGGACCGCCTGCTCAAGCTGATCCGCGACCGCGCCGGCCATTGGTTGGCCGTGCAGGTGGAGGAAGCCAAGATCACCCTGTCCGCCGGCAATAGCGCAGCCCTACATTTGGATAGACTCGCACCCGGCATGCGCCACACGCTGACCCGCATTGAGTTTGAAAAAGCGTCGGCGGAGCTGGTAGAACAGATCGGCAACACTCTGAGCACCTTGCTGGCAAAGGCTGGCGTGCGTAGCGAGGCGGTGGATACGATATTTTTCACCGGCGGTGCCAGCGGCGTACCCATGCTGCGCGAACGCATTGCCGCAATCTTACCTATGGCCCGGCGTATGGAAGGCGACTTGTGCGGCAGCGTTGGCGCCGGTCTTGCGGTAGAGGCAAAACGGCGCTTCGGCTGA
- a CDS encoding IS4 family transposase translates to MHAITTLHRILSTSFPVIHAKRLASLLAAVEAVVTGSRLTLSDMGRGLTGSVAVKHNIKRIDRLLGNNLQHTEISKLYEALVRQCLNGISMPLIIIDWSDLTPDRQWQLLRASVAVEGRSITLYEQLYPQSQATSPRVHQAFLTQLATMLPTGCVPILITDAGFRGAWFRLVNRMGWYWIGRIRNRDMVSPADVDTWAGCKTLYPFATAKARSLGQFNYVRNHPVPCRLVLIKHANQKRHKKSRLGKLDHSSRSLKNARAQREPWLLAVSPKLDHLSAQAVVAVYAQRMQIEESFRDLKSDRFGLGFSASRSTQKNHLGVLLLVAYLASFVLRLIGEVGKARQLELKFQSNTRRSRPVLSVITLALQLIQHGMAAFPPHELGAALERLRYDHPALQL, encoded by the coding sequence ATGCATGCGATCACAACCTTACACCGCATTCTTTCCACAAGCTTCCCCGTAATTCACGCAAAACGCTTAGCCAGTTTACTGGCTGCTGTCGAGGCGGTGGTAACGGGCAGTCGGCTGACGTTAAGCGATATGGGGCGCGGGCTGACCGGCTCGGTCGCCGTCAAGCACAACATCAAACGCATTGACCGGCTGCTCGGCAACAATTTGCAGCACACTGAAATATCCAAGTTGTACGAGGCACTTGTCCGGCAGTGCTTGAACGGAATATCGATGCCGCTGATCATCATCGACTGGTCAGATTTAACGCCTGATCGACAATGGCAATTGTTGCGCGCTTCGGTTGCTGTTGAAGGCCGTAGCATAACCCTGTATGAGCAGCTGTACCCCCAATCGCAGGCAACATCACCGCGCGTGCATCAGGCGTTTCTTACGCAACTCGCCACCATGCTGCCGACAGGTTGTGTCCCCATTCTGATTACCGATGCCGGTTTTCGTGGTGCGTGGTTCAGATTGGTCAACCGCATGGGCTGGTATTGGATCGGTCGTATTCGTAACCGCGACATGGTCAGTCCGGCAGATGTTGATACGTGGGCTGGCTGCAAAACACTCTATCCATTTGCTACAGCAAAAGCGAGGTCACTCGGTCAATTCAACTATGTACGAAATCATCCTGTGCCATGCCGTCTGGTGTTGATCAAACACGCAAATCAAAAGCGCCACAAGAAGAGTCGCCTGGGTAAGCTGGACCATTCGAGCCGTAGCCTGAAGAATGCCCGCGCGCAACGCGAACCATGGCTGTTGGCAGTCAGCCCAAAACTTGATCACTTGAGTGCTCAAGCTGTCGTGGCCGTGTACGCCCAACGGATGCAGATTGAGGAGTCATTCCGCGATTTGAAGAGCGATCGTTTCGGCTTAGGATTCTCTGCCAGCCGATCCACGCAGAAAAACCACTTGGGTGTGTTACTGCTGGTCGCATATCTTGCCTCGTTCGTACTGCGCTTGATTGGTGAGGTGGGTAAAGCGCGACAGTTGGAGTTAAAATTCCAGAGCAACACGCGGCGTTCGCGCCCGGTTCTCTCTGTGATTACTTTGGCATTGCAGCTTATACAACATGGTATGGCGGCATTCCCGCCGCATGAGCTTGGTGCAGCCCTTGAACGGTTGCGTTATGATCATCCTGCGCTGCAACTTTGA
- a CDS encoding tetratricopeptide repeat protein has protein sequence MFLQICTLLYREKNYAAVNSDRRNMVALTQPDLAENFEEGMKFVANKDYTRAAELFKKIAEQGHAEAQFYLGLMCEGGQGITKDEQQAVSWWTKAAEQGHVLAQNNLGLMHEQGRGVTQDYQKAATWFRMAAEQGDAEAQYTLGFMYANGEGVPRGYQQAMFWLSKAAEQGDVAAQFKVAKLNLGSIYSPDNDVKQDFIEAYKWFRIAGVDGDENAKDGLEIAESYLTPSAIEEAQRRADEWMAIKSSTRL, from the coding sequence TTGTTTTTACAAATTTGTACACTACTATATAGGGAGAAGAATTATGCAGCTGTTAATAGTGATAGGCGTAATATGGTAGCGCTAACACAACCAGATTTAGCTGAGAACTTTGAGGAAGGAATGAAGTTTGTTGCTAACAAGGATTACACCCGAGCGGCAGAATTATTTAAGAAAATTGCAGAGCAAGGACATGCTGAGGCGCAATTCTATTTAGGACTTATGTGTGAGGGGGGGCAAGGTATCACAAAAGATGAGCAACAGGCTGTATCTTGGTGGACCAAGGCCGCAGAACAAGGGCACGTACTAGCACAAAATAATTTAGGACTTATGCATGAACAAGGCCGAGGTGTTACACAGGACTACCAGAAGGCCGCAACTTGGTTCCGAATGGCCGCAGAGCAAGGAGATGCGGAAGCACAATATACTTTAGGATTTATGTACGCAAATGGCGAAGGCGTTCCACGGGGCTATCAGCAAGCTATGTTTTGGTTGAGTAAAGCTGCAGAACAGGGAGATGTGGCGGCACAATTCAAGGTGGCTAAATTGAATCTAGGATCCATATACTCACCAGACAACGATGTTAAACAGGATTTTATTGAAGCATATAAATGGTTCCGCATTGCTGGCGTAGATGGGGACGAGAATGCAAAAGATGGGCTAGAGATTGCGGAATCGTACTTGACACCATCCGCAATTGAAGAGGCGCAACGACGAGCAGATGAGTGGATGGCTATCAAGTCAAGTACTCGTTTATAA
- a CDS encoding mechanosensitive ion channel family protein yields MQNQLAVIEQAQNTLIDLGIKFGPKVVVAILILVVGFYAGRWVGAVFNRWLGKLQLEPPVQLLLVRLARLMVVGLFLIMALQNLGIELLPLIAGLGLAGAGVALAMQGVLGNLVAGLTIIFTQPFRVGEYVAIVGVEGQVEEIDLFSTKLSQGDCSMVIVPNRKIVGEILHNYGHIRQLDLRVAIARADDLERALTAIAEVVKANSRVLSQPAAFIGVRNLTDASIGVAVKPWVKAPDYSSVGAEINLAIIEKIRAAGVDYPPSERKIRIVSVQEPH; encoded by the coding sequence ATGCAGAATCAACTCGCTGTCATCGAACAAGCGCAAAATACACTTATCGACTTAGGCATCAAATTTGGACCGAAGGTCGTTGTTGCTATCCTCATCTTGGTAGTAGGTTTTTATGCAGGGCGCTGGGTCGGTGCAGTCTTCAATCGCTGGCTTGGCAAGCTTCAACTCGAACCCCCGGTGCAATTACTTCTTGTGCGTCTCGCACGTCTGATGGTGGTCGGTCTTTTCCTGATCATGGCGCTGCAAAATCTTGGTATTGAATTGCTGCCTCTGATCGCCGGGTTGGGTTTGGCTGGGGCTGGGGTTGCTCTTGCGATGCAAGGGGTGTTGGGCAATCTCGTGGCGGGGCTCACGATTATCTTTACCCAACCGTTTCGAGTGGGGGAGTATGTCGCTATAGTCGGCGTCGAGGGTCAAGTCGAGGAAATCGACCTTTTTTCCACCAAGCTGAGCCAAGGGGATTGCTCAATGGTTATAGTGCCCAACCGCAAAATTGTCGGGGAGATCCTGCATAACTACGGCCATATCCGGCAACTTGACTTGCGTGTAGCCATCGCCCGAGCTGATGATCTTGAGCGAGCTCTCACGGCAATCGCCGAAGTGGTTAAGGCTAATTCACGCGTGTTGAGCCAGCCTGCGGCATTCATTGGAGTGAGGAACCTTACCGACGCATCAATCGGTGTCGCTGTCAAACCTTGGGTCAAGGCACCCGATTATAGCTCGGTGGGAGCGGAGATTAACCTGGCGATAATCGAGAAAATTCGCGCTGCCGGCGTGGACTACCCACCTTCCGAGCGCAAGATCCGCATTGTCAGTGTACAAGAGCCGCACTGA
- a CDS encoding VF530 family protein has translation MDANKKSVRTPSLDGITLETIITKLSENMGWEAMGTAVPVRCFTHDPSIKSSLKFLRRTPWARKKVEQLYLQQAQAVG, from the coding sequence ATGGATGCAAATAAAAAATCAGTAAGAACTCCCAGTTTGGATGGTATCACCCTGGAAACTATCATTACAAAACTATCCGAGAACATGGGTTGGGAAGCTATGGGCACTGCTGTGCCAGTGCGATGTTTCACTCACGATCCCAGCATAAAATCCAGCTTGAAATTTTTACGCAGAACGCCGTGGGCCCGCAAGAAGGTGGAGCAGTTGTATTTACAACAAGCTCAAGCTGTTGGTTAA